The following proteins are encoded in a genomic region of Hippoglossus hippoglossus isolate fHipHip1 chromosome 3, fHipHip1.pri, whole genome shotgun sequence:
- the adma gene encoding adrenomedullin a has protein sequence MKFIFQSFLYCCLLATIAHCVELEENSQLKKRLSIWLESRLRRDLDSVSVEKSAEAEHLVRTEDIRDTLLPHSSTDISVRTKRSKNSSGQSRRQGCSLGTCTVHDLAHRLHQLNNKLKIGSAPVDKISPQGYGRRRRSLPAQIFSQRQEQDRLRPQWRITDSQVHKLMALLKRT, from the exons atgaaattcatcTTCCAGTCCTTCCTCTATTGCTGCCTTCTGGCGACAATAGCACACTGTGTGGAACTTGAAGAGAATTCACAGTTGAAAAAAAG gcTAAGCATATGGCTGGAGAGCCGACTGAGACGGGATCTGGACAGTGTATCAGTGGAGAAGTCAGCAGAGGCTGAGCACTTAGTCAGAACAGAAGATATCAGGGATACCTTGCTGCCACATTCCAG cACTGACATCAGTGTCCGAACCAAGAGGTCGAAAAACTCATCCGGCCAGTCAAGAAGACAAGGCTGTTCACTGGGCACCTGCACAGTGCACGACCTGGCCCACCGCCTGCACCAGCTCAACAACAAGTTGAAGATCGGGAGTGCCCCTGTTGACAAGATCAGCCCACAGGGATACGGCCGCAGGCGTCGATCTCTCCCAGCGCAGATCTTCTCACAGAGGCAAGAGCAGGACAGGCTGAGGCCCCAGTGGAGAATAACTGACTCGCAGGTTCACAAGCTTATGGCTCTTCTCAAACGGACATGA